One window from the genome of Oceanisphaera sp. IT1-181 encodes:
- a CDS encoding tyrosine-type recombinase/integrase translates to MANPLILPDDRPLLVAMLGWEHRKAKRQQQDELVLRAAVEIVRRHLPQILHPSPDASGFEQAWPKIEQSLQLELKSVGAYRHAYSFLCRQLELGNRQEIWSVPVPPPYIMLRRRRPTRTLSWQQNSHLVAEAEHQWFESLHGETLEPDALFARLLLTTVLYGGLNRPTLWPALAKAINQPKPLRGDSECCWLVLEPAPGRTLASNLYREEQETNKRQPHCEVVYIPDPISLGVLRQFLKHKPHNWEPPASTDKCLALLNGELKTHLSKTQIAHGGITVAEHQQGIELPQALVEYAIGKQPSTSLPSCYWQRLLQPSLFTCHAHHFSQLRLYPNLASRRVSQPAGHHSQSYLLTRLREAFRQDPARPKSKRSIITELQTISSEELLLPEATFVNWLLNHLTERKNSESTAQRYLSSIGSDWLLATDQQDLFSYSSEDFHDLYLSMLNRPGSQKNREYRAGRLEDLHLFGVQQFGFPPIPEPLHQSTNSIVYVSAAIVDEPLFSALLGQFQYFQDLGESQQRMFICFLIMAYRTGLRPSELSKLRLLDIEPSATAWLFVRKNKHGNNKTEAALRKVPLFPLLTTEEKQLLAEYLGERRIRSNNNSTELLFYQGENPHEPLDTSSLSLAVGALLKELSGGLYFRLYHLRHSALSRMQLLLHDDYVTMPEPVNALLPYDAAQRKTIRTLITGQGRLRDRYSALAAFAGHSSPDITLSTYLHFTDLLLGLHLQHNKRPLNGDQAQALLGFRPHRIRQYFKEELPLNAINTTVYLHKRVTPYIQPISRPKSSKRTSSQSTPLLSVRKSQYEPMLAVLKKIETGYDYRETAWFYRLEPEQIQRWHQSALALRALTTDKSLPRLFPRSRRHQLLPPDPVGVAEMRDVALGIKRCRELYVSNELSWIIRYTLTHCNSSRSGIEFNDSATFQQFMVIASQIFDWSRWQLSLSYTDKKIIKQWQCGSLQIKLQPMKQNARFHQGSGWLNLRHREETQRREADKLSYSSHSLRIMLHRLAIILFTADEIATWQVSTESIDAELKTDLKEESSQ, encoded by the coding sequence CGGCTTTGAACAAGCATGGCCAAAAATAGAGCAATCATTACAGTTGGAGCTAAAAAGTGTGGGGGCTTACCGCCACGCTTACAGTTTTTTGTGCCGCCAACTAGAGTTGGGTAACCGGCAGGAAATTTGGTCGGTACCGGTGCCACCTCCCTATATCATGCTGCGCCGACGCCGACCAACTCGCACCCTAAGTTGGCAGCAAAACTCGCACTTAGTCGCCGAGGCCGAGCACCAATGGTTCGAAAGTTTGCACGGTGAGACTCTAGAACCTGATGCGCTATTTGCTAGATTGTTATTAACTACGGTGCTTTATGGAGGACTTAATCGCCCAACACTGTGGCCGGCTCTGGCTAAGGCCATAAACCAGCCAAAACCGTTAAGGGGCGATAGCGAGTGCTGCTGGCTAGTACTGGAACCCGCACCTGGTCGAACACTGGCAAGTAATTTATATAGAGAAGAACAAGAGACGAACAAACGGCAGCCCCACTGTGAGGTCGTCTATATTCCCGACCCCATCAGCCTTGGGGTTTTGCGCCAGTTCTTAAAGCACAAACCTCACAACTGGGAGCCTCCAGCCTCCACAGATAAATGCTTGGCCTTACTCAACGGCGAGCTAAAAACCCATTTGTCCAAAACTCAGATCGCCCACGGTGGCATTACAGTCGCGGAACATCAGCAAGGCATTGAGCTACCTCAAGCGTTAGTGGAGTATGCTATCGGTAAGCAACCCAGCACCAGCTTGCCCTCCTGCTACTGGCAGCGGCTTCTACAGCCCTCATTGTTTACCTGTCATGCTCATCATTTTTCACAACTGAGACTTTATCCTAATTTAGCCAGCCGTCGCGTATCGCAGCCTGCTGGTCACCATTCTCAGTCCTACTTGTTGACTCGGTTAAGAGAGGCCTTTCGCCAAGATCCTGCCCGCCCTAAAAGCAAACGTAGCATCATCACTGAATTGCAGACTATTAGCAGCGAAGAACTTTTACTGCCTGAAGCTACCTTCGTCAATTGGCTACTTAATCATCTAACAGAACGCAAAAACTCCGAATCCACCGCGCAACGGTATCTCTCTAGTATTGGGTCTGACTGGTTGCTGGCCACGGACCAGCAGGATCTATTTAGCTACAGTAGTGAAGATTTTCATGATCTGTATTTATCAATGCTCAACCGGCCAGGCAGTCAAAAGAATCGAGAATATCGAGCAGGTCGCCTGGAAGATCTACACCTGTTCGGCGTGCAACAATTTGGCTTTCCGCCTATACCTGAGCCTCTACACCAGAGCACTAACAGTATCGTCTATGTCAGTGCCGCCATTGTGGATGAACCCCTGTTTTCCGCTCTGTTAGGGCAGTTTCAGTACTTTCAGGATCTCGGTGAAAGTCAGCAGAGAATGTTTATATGCTTTCTGATCATGGCTTACCGCACTGGGCTTCGACCGAGTGAGCTGTCCAAACTACGTTTATTAGATATTGAGCCGTCTGCCACTGCTTGGCTATTCGTGCGAAAAAACAAACACGGAAATAATAAAACCGAAGCCGCCTTGCGTAAAGTCCCCTTGTTTCCATTGTTAACCACCGAAGAAAAACAACTGCTTGCAGAGTACTTAGGTGAACGTAGGATCCGCAGCAATAACAATTCCACCGAATTATTGTTCTATCAAGGGGAAAACCCTCATGAGCCATTGGACACCTCTTCATTATCATTGGCGGTAGGCGCCCTATTGAAAGAGCTAAGTGGTGGACTTTATTTTCGTCTCTATCACCTGCGCCATAGCGCTCTCTCCCGCATGCAGCTATTACTACACGATGATTACGTGACCATGCCAGAGCCAGTCAACGCGCTGTTGCCCTATGATGCAGCGCAACGCAAAACGATTCGTACCCTGATTACTGGCCAAGGCCGTCTGCGAGATCGGTATTCGGCGTTGGCAGCATTTGCTGGCCATAGCAGCCCGGATATAACACTCAGTACCTATCTACATTTTACTGATTTGCTATTAGGGTTACATTTGCAACATAACAAGCGTCCATTAAACGGAGATCAAGCACAGGCTCTGTTAGGGTTTAGGCCGCACCGGATTCGTCAATATTTTAAAGAAGAACTCCCTCTTAATGCGATAAATACTACAGTCTACTTACACAAGCGAGTGACCCCTTATATACAACCAATATCGCGCCCTAAGAGTAGTAAAAGAACGAGCAGTCAAAGCACGCCACTGTTATCAGTCAGAAAAAGTCAATACGAGCCGATGTTGGCGGTATTGAAAAAAATTGAAACGGGGTATGACTATCGAGAAACGGCCTGGTTCTACAGGCTTGAGCCAGAACAAATACAGCGATGGCACCAAAGTGCGTTGGCTCTGCGGGCGCTCACCACAGATAAAAGCTTGCCTCGGCTGTTTCCTCGTAGTCGTCGCCATCAGCTACTCCCGCCAGACCCGGTTGGAGTGGCAGAAATGCGCGATGTGGCATTAGGTATAAAACGGTGCCGTGAACTGTATGTATCAAATGAGCTAAGTTGGATCATTAGATATACGCTGACTCACTGCAATAGCTCACGTTCTGGTATTGAGTTCAATGACTCAGCTACCTTTCAGCAATTTATGGTAATTGCCAGTCAGATATTTGACTGGTCACGTTGGCAACTCTCCCTTAGCTATACCGATAAAAAAATCATTAAACAGTGGCAATGTGGCTCTTTGCAGATAAAACTCCAGCCCATGAAGCAGAATGCTCGATTCCATCAAGGATCTGGCTGGCTTAACCTACGACACCGAGAAGAAACACAACGACGAGAAGCTGACAAGCTCAGTTATTCCTCTCATAGCTTACGTATTATGCTGCACAGACTGGCCATCATATTGTTTACTGCCGATGAGATTGCGACTTGGCAAGTATCTACCGAGTCTATAGACGCTGAGCTTAAAACAGATCTCAAGGAAGAAAGTAGCCAATAA
- a CDS encoding HDOD domain-containing protein: MNPLLVAQTRPELLWAEELFNDDFSAVWQFRSAEREVTLSIVPAHMQMVCPDGQWVLAELHGLNDMWRLGSLLPLPAIINKQQLERQLTWLPLDQQALLQDVWSMLAYIEDETLRAFLLEVLMNDSIMAPFCQSKGSHRHHHDQVGGLLAHSHEVAMTAAMLSTQYQLGNRSAWVAFIGGLLHDIGKIRLYYNQSTGVCVQHESYNFMLLAEPLERLNTRSPRLFEALSACLSIKVGHYTEPYQVANIVRMCDRISADVSNWKRAFVKVPEYYWYAKSPQDDQLYKRLG; the protein is encoded by the coding sequence ATGAATCCATTACTTGTGGCGCAAACTCGCCCTGAACTGTTGTGGGCAGAAGAGCTGTTTAATGATGATTTTTCAGCGGTATGGCAGTTTCGTTCAGCCGAGCGTGAGGTAACGCTGTCGATAGTACCGGCACATATGCAAATGGTGTGTCCGGATGGGCAATGGGTGTTGGCTGAGTTGCATGGGCTAAATGATATGTGGCGTCTGGGATCGCTGTTACCGTTACCTGCGATCATCAATAAGCAGCAATTAGAGCGGCAACTCACGTGGCTGCCTCTGGATCAGCAAGCGCTGTTACAAGACGTATGGAGCATGTTGGCGTATATCGAGGATGAAACGCTGCGTGCATTTTTGTTAGAGGTACTGATGAACGACAGTATTATGGCGCCATTTTGCCAAAGTAAAGGCAGCCACCGTCACCATCACGATCAAGTAGGGGGCTTGCTGGCGCACAGTCATGAGGTGGCGATGACCGCTGCCATGCTAAGTACTCAATATCAGTTAGGTAATCGCTCTGCGTGGGTCGCCTTTATTGGTGGGCTATTACATGATATTGGGAAAATACGCTTGTATTACAATCAGTCGACCGGTGTTTGCGTGCAGCACGAGTCTTATAATTTTATGCTGTTGGCCGAACCGTTAGAGCGACTTAATACGCGTTCACCTCGATTGTTTGAAGCACTCAGTGCTTGCTTGTCCATTAAGGTCGGTCATTACACCGAGCCGTATCAAGTCGCGAATATCGTGCGTATGTGCGACCGGATTTCAGCCGACGTATCTAACTGGAAGCGCGCGTTTGTAAAGGTGCCAGAATATTACTGGTACGCTAAGTCTCCCCAAGATGACCAGCTGTATAAGCGGTTAGGGTAG
- a CDS encoding site-specific integrase, whose protein sequence is MGTVNTRDGRLYLDFRFKGKRCREQTKVLDTPANRKKLEKLLAQMEQQIKLGTFDYAHHFPDSPRVEDFRHIAVLEAQQATGGKMRFSAFGQQWLEEKRVEWRESQYETVEGILRCHLEPAFGAVPIGAITKSDILAFRLCLCAANAVTGKTLSASRINHVMTYLRLILNEAAERLGYESPWRNIKALPMPRADIQPFSLEEVSLLLAKVRPDFRPYYTVRFFTGMRTGEIDGLTWQHIDFGARLIHIHQSLVRGKLGPTKTTGSYRTIPMSQRVYDALFEQWGRTGEKSVFVFCARNGEPLNHRNVTRRVWYPLLDHLQLAKRNPYQTRHTAATLWLAAGENPEWIARQLGHANTSMLFRVYSRYVPNLVGRDGAAFESLLNAEFTVEEEA, encoded by the coding sequence ATGGGAACGGTTAATACTCGCGATGGGCGTTTGTATCTGGATTTTCGTTTTAAGGGCAAGCGTTGCCGAGAGCAAACCAAGGTCTTAGATACGCCCGCCAACCGTAAGAAGCTCGAAAAGCTGCTGGCGCAAATGGAGCAGCAAATCAAGCTAGGTACATTTGATTACGCACATCACTTTCCTGACAGCCCTCGCGTTGAAGACTTTCGTCACATTGCGGTTTTAGAAGCGCAGCAGGCGACTGGAGGCAAAATGCGCTTTTCGGCTTTTGGCCAACAGTGGTTAGAAGAGAAACGGGTGGAGTGGCGCGAGAGTCAGTATGAAACCGTGGAGGGCATTTTGCGCTGCCACCTTGAGCCTGCGTTTGGTGCTGTCCCTATTGGTGCCATTACTAAAAGCGATATCTTGGCATTTCGTCTGTGTCTTTGTGCGGCCAATGCGGTGACCGGCAAGACGTTATCTGCATCACGTATCAACCATGTTATGACGTATTTGCGGCTTATTTTGAATGAGGCAGCAGAGCGCCTTGGGTATGAATCGCCTTGGCGTAATATTAAAGCCTTGCCGATGCCTCGTGCTGACATTCAGCCGTTCTCGCTAGAAGAAGTGTCTTTGTTGCTCGCTAAAGTGCGGCCAGATTTTAGACCTTATTACACGGTGCGCTTTTTTACTGGCATGCGCACTGGTGAGATTGATGGTCTGACTTGGCAGCATATCGATTTTGGTGCTCGGCTTATCCATATCCACCAGTCATTGGTGCGCGGTAAGTTAGGACCGACGAAAACCACGGGGTCTTATCGCACCATCCCGATGTCGCAACGGGTGTATGACGCTTTGTTTGAACAGTGGGGTAGGACGGGTGAGAAAAGTGTGTTTGTCTTTTGTGCTCGTAATGGAGAACCACTAAACCATCGCAATGTGACGCGCCGCGTATGGTATCCGCTGTTGGATCATCTGCAGTTGGCCAAGCGCAATCCCTATCAAACCCGACATACTGCCGCCACTTTATGGCTGGCGGCTGGTGAAAATCCTGAATGGATTGCGCGTCAGCTGGGGCATGCCAATACCTCAATGTTATTTCGTGTGTATTCACGTTACGTCCCTAATCTAGTCGGGCGAGATGGGGCCGCCTTTGAATCGTTACTTAATGCAGAGTTTACTGTGGAGGAAGAAGCATGA
- a CDS encoding helix-turn-helix transcriptional regulator codes for MIRILLIKLLDEKSFREKRRITLSEVSEKTGISRATLTRIANVPGNVTNTDTINSLCKYFECGPGELLSYVEDQEEAAEQDTPPAS; via the coding sequence ATGATTAGGATTTTGCTTATCAAACTGTTGGACGAAAAATCATTCCGTGAAAAGCGGCGCATTACTCTGTCCGAGGTCAGCGAAAAAACGGGGATCAGCAGAGCCACACTGACGCGAATCGCCAATGTTCCAGGGAATGTCACTAACACAGACACCATCAATTCACTGTGCAAGTACTTCGAATGTGGACCTGGAGAGCTATTGAGTTATGTGGAAGATCAAGAAGAGGCTGCTGAGCAAGACACGCCACCGGCAAGCTAA
- a CDS encoding sensor histidine kinase, translating into MTLFRKPVSIKGTLLILLLPAGIGLMVIAWLVHGLLLERMSKGFIESRLKDEVTFLEHHIRRAEGKIDMLQTDDYFEEVLHHAYIIQSPLQTVISPQSWRPLLSPLLKSNEQESIQVHNVELANVLFDILAYRNTFVINDTPITVIVAEDMRALRNIQAELHAWTGIISTLLILLLVGVIWAGITLSMRPVVSLQASLKKLQSGEISRINAQAPEEFQPLVQQLNQLLDSLDQRLDRSRDALANLSHSVKTPIAAVRQILEDTSRPLDHHLRHEMGSRLGDIDKQLEAAIRRGRFAGPHVGKSAYPVKQARDLLWMLGRLYPEKSFELSTSLTDEFRWPIEQHDLNEILGNLLDNAGKWSAACVELALEQHNRLAKIIVTDDGSGVAESERMHLSQRGRQLDKQTPGHGLGLAIVSEIVARYGGQVSFSAGAKGGLKVLIEISI; encoded by the coding sequence ATGACGTTGTTTAGAAAACCGGTATCCATAAAAGGGACACTCCTGATCCTGCTGTTGCCAGCGGGTATCGGTCTGATGGTAATCGCGTGGCTGGTACACGGCTTACTTCTAGAGAGAATGTCGAAAGGGTTTATTGAAAGTCGTTTAAAAGATGAAGTGACCTTTCTAGAACACCATATTCGTCGAGCTGAAGGAAAAATCGATATGCTTCAGACTGATGATTATTTCGAAGAAGTCTTGCACCATGCTTATATTATTCAGTCACCGCTTCAAACGGTCATATCCCCACAATCTTGGCGTCCGCTACTGAGTCCCTTGTTGAAGTCAAATGAACAGGAAAGTATCCAAGTACACAATGTGGAGCTAGCCAACGTACTCTTTGACATTCTCGCCTATCGCAACACATTTGTTATTAATGACACGCCAATCACGGTGATTGTTGCAGAAGATATGAGGGCCTTACGAAATATTCAAGCGGAATTGCATGCATGGACGGGCATTATATCTACTTTGCTGATTCTTTTGCTTGTGGGAGTTATCTGGGCTGGCATTACTCTGTCGATGCGGCCCGTTGTCTCGCTTCAGGCCTCACTCAAAAAATTGCAGAGCGGTGAAATATCACGGATTAACGCCCAGGCACCGGAGGAATTTCAACCGCTGGTACAACAACTTAATCAACTCCTTGATTCACTGGATCAACGACTTGATCGCTCCCGTGATGCACTCGCGAATTTGTCTCACAGTGTCAAAACGCCCATCGCAGCCGTTCGGCAGATCCTCGAAGACACCAGCCGCCCGCTCGATCATCACTTGAGGCATGAAATGGGGTCACGCCTCGGAGATATTGACAAGCAGCTTGAAGCAGCAATTCGACGCGGTCGATTTGCCGGACCGCATGTAGGTAAAAGTGCCTACCCCGTTAAGCAAGCCCGTGATCTTTTGTGGATGCTCGGCCGGCTTTATCCAGAAAAATCATTCGAATTGTCCACGTCACTCACTGATGAATTTCGATGGCCAATTGAGCAGCATGATCTAAACGAAATATTGGGAAACTTGCTCGATAATGCCGGAAAATGGTCCGCAGCATGCGTTGAACTCGCTTTAGAGCAACATAACCGCTTGGCTAAAATTATTGTAACCGATGATGGATCTGGGGTTGCAGAGAGTGAAAGGATGCACTTAAGTCAAAGAGGGCGCCAACTTGATAAACAAACTCCCGGTCATGGACTTGGTCTTGCTATCGTTAGCGAGATTGTTGCTCGATATGGGGGCCAAGTCTCGTTTTCAGCAGGGGCAAAAGGAGGTTTGAAAGTACTAATCGAAATTTCTATTTAA
- a CDS encoding response regulator transcription factor yields the protein MRLLLVEDDRLLADGLANQLEKAGFSVDITYTAREAMILGVQEDYRTAVLDLGLPDGNGLDVLRKWRQSHANFPVLILTARGDWQDKVSGLKAGADDYLGKPFQTEELIARLNAIVRRSEGRVYSSLKAGRFELDENRQCLKVEDGTEHSLTGTEFRLLRCLMSHPGHIFSKEKLMEQLYNLNESPNENVIEAYIRRLRKLVGPDTIATRRGQGYLFNDVV from the coding sequence ATGAGATTACTGCTGGTAGAGGATGACCGACTGCTTGCTGACGGGCTTGCCAACCAACTCGAAAAGGCCGGTTTCAGCGTTGATATTACGTACACTGCCAGAGAAGCAATGATTTTGGGTGTGCAGGAAGACTATAGGACCGCGGTGTTAGATCTCGGTCTGCCAGATGGAAATGGTCTGGATGTTTTGCGAAAGTGGCGCCAGAGTCACGCTAATTTTCCGGTATTGATCCTCACAGCACGAGGTGACTGGCAAGACAAAGTAAGCGGCTTGAAAGCGGGTGCAGACGACTATCTCGGCAAGCCATTTCAGACTGAAGAACTGATTGCCAGGCTGAACGCCATCGTGCGTCGAAGCGAAGGAAGAGTTTACTCGTCGCTGAAGGCGGGCCGTTTTGAACTGGACGAAAACCGGCAGTGCTTAAAAGTTGAAGATGGCACCGAGCACAGTTTAACTGGCACCGAGTTCCGCTTGCTTAGATGTCTGATGAGCCACCCGGGCCATATTTTTTCCAAGGAAAAGCTAATGGAGCAGCTTTACAATCTTAATGAGAGCCCAAATGAAAACGTCATCGAAGCTTATATTCGGCGCCTGAGAAAGTTGGTCGGCCCGGATACCATTGCAACGCGACGCGGTCAGGGGTACTTATTTAATGACGTTGTTTAG
- a CDS encoding APC family permease, with the protein MSKEQDRATRYQEGSLTLVGTVMLGTGVMIGAGIFALTGQMAQMVGALFPLAFLAAAIVVSFSSYSYIKISNAYPSAGGIGMYLHKAYGDRLATGFNALLMYFSMVIAQSFLARTFGSYAMQLFGGDEGGRMVSVLGVALILVAFLINLLGNRWIQGVSWFIGVLKISGILVFGLVGVWLADSLAVDFSSSGETGIIGNFLGATALGILAFKGFTTITNSGSEVKDPHRNISRAIVISIAAYVVIYTLVGFAVASNLSLAEIIETQDYSLAAAARPALGDYGLWFTVAIAMMATTGGILASIFAVSRMLAMLTEMKLVPHSHFGMPGSIQKHTLVYTVVLGLILTAFFDLSRIAALGIVFYLIMDIAIHWGVLRYLHQDVKATRWVPAVAIVLDLLVLGGFFWVKLNSDPFVIGVAVVTMIVIAVAEQMFLTSSVRRKALESKKPHTHDHS; encoded by the coding sequence ATGAGTAAGGAGCAAGACAGAGCCACTCGTTATCAGGAAGGAAGTCTGACGCTCGTAGGCACGGTCATGCTAGGCACCGGTGTCATGATCGGTGCCGGTATATTTGCGCTCACCGGACAAATGGCCCAGATGGTGGGTGCACTTTTTCCACTGGCCTTTCTGGCTGCCGCCATCGTTGTTTCCTTCAGTTCCTATTCCTATATCAAAATCTCCAACGCCTACCCGTCAGCAGGTGGCATTGGTATGTACCTCCATAAGGCGTATGGCGATCGTCTGGCGACGGGGTTTAATGCCTTGCTGATGTATTTTTCAATGGTCATTGCTCAGAGCTTTCTCGCCCGTACGTTTGGTTCCTACGCCATGCAACTGTTCGGTGGAGATGAAGGCGGACGCATGGTGTCTGTATTGGGCGTAGCGCTAATTCTGGTGGCATTCTTGATCAACCTGCTTGGAAACCGTTGGATTCAGGGCGTCTCATGGTTCATCGGTGTCCTTAAAATTAGCGGCATTCTTGTCTTTGGCTTGGTGGGCGTCTGGTTGGCCGATAGTCTTGCGGTCGATTTTTCCAGCAGTGGTGAAACCGGCATCATCGGTAACTTTCTTGGTGCAACCGCTCTGGGCATACTGGCCTTTAAGGGGTTTACCACCATAACCAACAGCGGATCTGAAGTGAAAGACCCCCATCGCAATATAAGTCGCGCGATTGTGATTTCCATTGCCGCCTACGTGGTGATCTACACACTGGTGGGCTTTGCCGTAGCAAGTAATCTATCTCTCGCCGAAATCATTGAGACTCAAGACTACTCTTTGGCCGCAGCAGCGCGCCCAGCACTGGGTGATTATGGCCTGTGGTTCACCGTGGCGATTGCCATGATGGCCACCACTGGGGGCATCCTCGCCAGTATCTTTGCCGTCTCCCGCATGCTCGCCATGTTAACCGAGATGAAACTGGTACCCCACAGCCACTTTGGGATGCCGGGCAGTATCCAAAAACATACGCTTGTTTACACGGTAGTGCTGGGTTTGATTCTCACCGCATTTTTTGACCTCTCAAGAATTGCGGCGCTCGGTATCGTCTTTTATCTGATTATGGATATCGCCATTCATTGGGGGGTGCTGCGCTACCTGCATCAAGATGTGAAAGCCACTAGGTGGGTGCCAGCAGTGGCAATCGTCCTGGATCTGCTGGTTCTGGGCGGTTTTTTCTGGGTCAAACTGAACTCAGACCCCTTTGTGATCGGTGTGGCCGTGGTCACCATGATTGTCATTGCGGTTGCCGAGCAGATGTTCCTGACGTCTTCCGTCAGACGAAAGGCGCTTGAAAGTAAGAAGCCCCATACACACGACCACTCATAA